The window ACGGACTCACCGCCTGCAAGGAGATCCGCAAGACCTCCAGCGTCCCGATCATCATCCTCACGGCGCGCAGCGACGACGTTGACAAGATCGTCGGCCTCGAGATCGGCGCCGATGACTACGTCACGAAGCCCTTCAACCCGCGGGAACTGGTAGCGCGCGTGAAGGCCGTGCTCCGACGCAGCCAGGGGCGGATGGAGCCGGAGACGGTGCTGGAGGTCGGCGACGTGCGTCTGGACCCGGCGCGGCGGGAGGTCACCATTGGCGGCCGCCAGGTGGCCTTGCGGGCAAAGGAGTTCGACCTCCTGGCGGCCTTCATGCGCCATCAGGGCCTGGTGCTGGACCGGGAGCGGCTCCTGAGCATCGTCTGGGGCCAGGACTTCTACGGCGACACCCGCACCATCGACGTCCATGTCGCCTGGCTGCGCGACAAGCTCCAGGGGTCGAAGGTCCGCGTTCAGACGGTTTGGGGAGTGGGTTACAAGCTTGTCCTGGATGAGGAAGCTTCTACCGCAAAGCCTAAGAAGTAGGCTGATCCTCGCCTTCGGGATCCTGATTTTCGTCAGCCTCTTCCTGGCCGGGGCTACGACCGCTTACCTCCTGAAGAGCGAGCAGGAAAAGACCGCGCGCGAGCGGGTCGCGCGCCTTGCCGACCCCGTGGCCTATTTTGCGGCGTACCTCCAGGCAGCGGGCTTCAGTGACCCCGGCGTCATTCAGCGGGCGCTGGAGGAGGAGTTCCTGACAGAGGACTCCAACGTGCGCATCCTCCTCGTCGACACTGACGGCAAGGTCGAAGGCGACTCCGAACAGACGCTGCGCGGCCAGACGATCGCACAGCTGGCGGCCAGGGGGATCGAGGCCAGGCCCCTGGACGGAATAACGGCGCCCCGCATTTCTCGCTACCGCGGGCCGGAGAACCTGGTGCTGTTCACTCGCAGCCGCGTGGCCGTCGTGCGCCTCCCCGGCTCCCCCGTGGCCTTTGTGCCGAAGTACCAGGGGT of the Dehalococcoidia bacterium genome contains:
- a CDS encoding response regulator transcription factor, yielding MPNTILVVDDEKNIVQLARLYLSNEGFRVEEAHDGKQAVEKSRALNPDLIVLDLMMPEMDGLTACKEIRKTSSVPIIILTARSDDVDKIVGLEIGADDYVTKPFNPRELVARVKAVLRRSQGRMEPETVLEVGDVRLDPARREVTIGGRQVALRAKEFDLLAAFMRHQGLVLDRERLLSIVWGQDFYGDTRTIDVHVAWLRDKLQGSKVRVQTVWGVGYKLVLDEEASTAKPKK